From Candidatus Woesearchaeota archaeon, one genomic window encodes:
- a CDS encoding class I SAM-dependent methyltransferase, whose protein sequence is MSKMKKVNQEADYYYKAYFSKLDPTHYFHKPKIDKILSLVPEKSSILDAGCGSGVLLYLLKQKKKCDICGVDIREECIDFASKKCKSRNFYKKDLRNFNLNKKFDVVTCLDVIEHFKKKERLAVLENLNKHLKKGGLLILAFPSKFYIEVVEKVWKIVRRTLHPKTTFDDEGIHDAVDDLEIKNFLFSKGYKLRKEGLSSFCLIKYLVFAK, encoded by the coding sequence ATGAGTAAGATGAAAAAAGTAAACCAAGAAGCAGATTATTATTACAAGGCATATTTTTCAAAGCTGGATCCTACGCATTATTTTCATAAGCCGAAAATAGACAAAATACTCTCGCTTGTTCCTGAAAAATCATCTATACTTGATGCAGGCTGCGGATCGGGTGTTTTATTATATCTGTTAAAGCAAAAAAAGAAATGCGATATATGCGGCGTAGATATAAGGGAGGAATGCATAGATTTTGCATCCAAAAAATGCAAAAGCAGGAATTTCTATAAAAAAGATTTAAGAAATTTCAATCTTAATAAAAAGTTTGATGTTGTAACTTGCTTGGATGTGATAGAGCATTTCAAGAAAAAAGAGAGATTGGCTGTGCTTGAAAACCTCAACAAACATTTAAAGAAAGGCGGGCTCCTGATTTTGGCATTTCCTTCAAAGTTTTACATAGAAGTTGTTGAAAAAGTATGGAAGATAGTCAGGAGAACATTGCATCCGAAAACAACATTTGACGATGAAGGCATTCATGATGCAGTTGATGATTTGGAAATAAAAAATTTTCTTTTCAGCAAAGGCTACAAGCTGAGGAAAGAGGGGCTTTCAAGCTTTTGTTTGATAAAATACCTGGTTTTTGCAAAATGA
- a CDS encoding polysaccharide deacetylase family protein, with amino-acid sequence MKTILLTFDVEEFDLPKEFGLNISKEDMSKIPAEGVKKMIVLLKKHKIMATFFATAYFALKNKNLIKQIKKEGHEIALHGYLHEHNYKKMSEKEALYYLKKGKQEIEKITGTRILGFRAPRMMPPAYSVLQECGIKYDSSIHPTYIPGRYNYFFKTRKITIKNNIVSIPLSTTPLIRLPFSWLWFRNLGLTYAKFCTLISFADVNFINLFFHPWDFINLKKFKLPFLIKNNTGDKCINMLENYILWCKKSKYEFKTIGKYLNL; translated from the coding sequence ATGAAAACAATACTGCTTACATTCGATGTTGAGGAATTTGACCTTCCAAAAGAATTTGGCTTGAACATATCTAAAGAAGACATGAGCAAAATACCGGCAGAAGGAGTTAAAAAAATGATTGTGCTGTTAAAAAAGCACAAAATCATGGCAACTTTCTTTGCAACGGCATATTTTGCATTAAAAAATAAAAATTTGATAAAACAGATAAAAAAAGAAGGCCACGAAATAGCGCTTCACGGTTATCTTCACGAGCATAATTATAAAAAAATGAGCGAAAAAGAGGCGCTTTATTACCTAAAAAAAGGAAAACAAGAGATTGAAAAAATAACAGGAACACGAATTCTTGGCTTCAGGGCGCCGCGAATGATGCCGCCGGCTTATTCAGTTCTCCAAGAATGCGGAATCAAATATGACAGTTCCATACACCCAACATACATCCCCGGCAGGTATAATTATTTTTTTAAAACAAGAAAGATTACAATCAAAAACAACATTGTTTCGATCCCATTGTCAACAACACCCCTGATAAGGCTGCCTTTTTCATGGCTATGGTTCAGGAATCTTGGCTTAACTTATGCAAAATTTTGTACCTTAATTTCATTCGCCGATGTTAATTTCATAAACCTCTTTTTTCATCCCTGGGATTTCATAAACCTGAAAAAATTTAAACTGCCTTTCTTGATAAAAAACAATACCGGAGATAAATGCATCAATATGCTGGAAAATTATATCTTGTGGTGCAAAAAAAGCAAATACGAATTCAAAACAATAGGAAAGTATTTAAATTTATAA
- a CDS encoding glycosyltransferase family 39 protein — protein sequence MNMPTSKKASTAKILTIICFLLYFSLGLAFVFLGRIHTDEQIYLYSAFALTKGQILYEDFFYQHGPIMPYVYSIPQLIFGQSLITGRLTSLFFGILMLFMVYKISKKLGGEVSALISVALISFSLVSVYNFTAMMTYTLSIFLALSSIYLLLTKLKEPIKIFASVFLMALAVETRIVIFPGLILLLIYVLVKHLKNIKNLLAALVSLILNFLIVIFPFLLIAKKQLIFDTLIWAFSQNKFFEEFGILVKNRFFGINFGVFYLDFILDTTRDFFIPIVVALAAIIFFVVKVKNKEIRIKKFMQKNPILLLVFGTFVLVEAGYIYAVYLPPHYTNYIYPLMCIFSGVVISRFLSKIEDATILKTLKMLLFILILLSPLIQERPAINFSQNTTYRISDVYQAKLVSEKIKQYTAEEDKIFTFTPLYAAAADRMVMPGMERFYYSFFPTWSTEKAKEYNVANADMLLDYLSSKKAGAVVLTDWFFGNQTARARAIIDKYRPAMQEAIEKNYYLKEKIEGIRFEGDVYIYLPRQP from the coding sequence ATGAACATGCCAACAAGCAAAAAAGCAAGCACAGCCAAGATTTTGACAATCATCTGTTTTTTGCTGTATTTCTCGTTAGGCCTGGCTTTTGTCTTTTTGGGCAGGATTCATACTGATGAGCAGATTTACCTTTATTCAGCATTTGCCTTGACAAAAGGCCAGATTCTGTACGAGGATTTTTTCTACCAGCACGGCCCAATAATGCCTTATGTTTATTCAATCCCGCAGCTTATTTTCGGGCAAAGCCTGATTACAGGAAGGCTGACTTCCTTGTTTTTTGGGATTTTAATGCTTTTTATGGTTTATAAGATTTCAAAAAAACTGGGAGGCGAGGTTTCAGCCCTGATTTCAGTTGCGCTCATAAGCTTCAGCCTTGTAAGCGTCTATAATTTTACTGCAATGATGACTTACACTCTTTCGATATTCCTTGCTTTGTCTTCAATATACCTTCTTCTAACCAAGCTGAAAGAGCCGATCAAGATTTTTGCATCTGTTTTTCTTATGGCGCTTGCAGTAGAAACAAGAATTGTAATTTTTCCAGGACTGATTTTGCTTTTGATTTACGTTCTTGTTAAGCATCTTAAAAACATAAAGAATCTGCTGGCAGCTCTAGTGTCTCTTATCCTGAACTTTTTAATTGTAATTTTCCCATTTTTATTGATTGCAAAGAAACAACTGATATTTGACACGCTTATATGGGCTTTCTCGCAAAACAAGTTTTTTGAGGAATTCGGAATTTTGGTGAAAAACAGGTTCTTCGGCATAAATTTCGGAGTTTTTTATCTGGATTTTATACTAGACACGACAAGGGATTTCTTCATACCGATTGTCGTGGCATTAGCTGCGATAATCTTCTTTGTAGTTAAAGTAAAAAACAAAGAAATAAGGATCAAGAAATTCATGCAAAAGAATCCAATTCTGCTTCTTGTTTTCGGAACATTTGTTTTGGTTGAGGCCGGCTATATTTATGCGGTTTATCTTCCGCCGCATTATACCAATTACATTTATCCTTTAATGTGTATATTCTCGGGAGTTGTAATTTCAAGATTTCTGTCAAAGATTGAAGATGCAACTATATTGAAAACTCTAAAGATGCTGCTTTTTATTTTAATACTTCTCTCACCCCTCATACAGGAAAGGCCTGCAATAAACTTCAGCCAGAACACAACATACAGAATAAGTGATGTTTACCAGGCAAAACTAGTTTCAGAAAAAATAAAACAATACACCGCAGAAGAGGATAAAATATTTACTTTCACGCCGCTTTATGCAGCTGCAGCCGACAGAATGGTTATGCCTGGCATGGAGCGCTTTTATTATAGCTTCTTCCCCACGTGGAGCACTGAGAAAGCCAAAGAATACAATGTAGCAAATGCTGATATGCTTCTTGACTATCTGAGCTCAAAAAAAGCAGGGGCAGTAGTTCTTACAGACTGGTTCTTCGGCAACCAGACAGCAAGAGCCAGGGCGATCATAGACAAATACAGGCCCGCAATGCAGGAAGCAATTGAAAAGAATTATTATTTGAAAGAAAAGATAGAAGGCATAAGATTCGAGGGAGATGTTTATATTTATTTACCTAGGCAGCCTTAA
- a CDS encoding lipopolysaccharide biosynthesis protein — protein MKKYHRITRQIVFSYFVRVLIFIFAPLLAVLLTRNLSVEQYGIYSLLSIIVLVSATLLDLGLFQFIMTKLSGAKIKARTVSFFSIVIFDIIFIIAVLLIFILTPLEKIFLYSLNLSAYAIEFRICLLIVFFSIIVKLYTAYLTADKRLELANFYEFISSSFWAVILLFAFLLFKRLDLQIVLYSWLLGFFISLVLYFISTRKDLAYFIKSKTRFDRNAVKKALHFSMPLVVVHVGSWLLTVVDRFVLNNYWGAESVGLYSLPYSLLSITYIFAATTANIIYPYFAEAWHKKTNHGILFNASLKYGLVVLIPSLLLFLALKTQIITLISGQKYIQSANIVPWLALVPFLSFLVYLLYQFSITSDRTKAAGVVYVLGLLLNIALNILLVPKYSFYGSAAAAVASYLLILISLLFICGKDLVINYKFIRVWRIVAASLIMAIIVYLINPQAALMKILAIVLGMALYVALIFLFKVFVGEELKIMMHFLKKLRLPR, from the coding sequence ATGAAAAAATACCACAGGATAACCAGGCAGATTGTGTTTTCTTATTTCGTAAGGGTCTTGATTTTCATATTTGCACCTTTGCTGGCTGTTTTATTGACGAGAAATTTAAGTGTTGAGCAGTATGGCATTTACTCGCTGCTTTCAATAATCGTCCTCGTGTCCGCAACACTTCTTGACCTTGGGCTTTTCCAGTTTATAATGACTAAATTAAGCGGAGCGAAAATCAAAGCAAGAACAGTGAGTTTTTTTTCAATAGTTATTTTTGATATCATCTTTATTATTGCTGTGCTGCTGATTTTCATATTAACCCCGCTTGAAAAAATCTTCCTTTATTCATTGAATTTAAGCGCTTATGCAATAGAATTCAGAATATGCCTTTTAATTGTTTTTTTCAGCATAATTGTAAAGCTTTATACCGCATACCTTACTGCGGACAAAAGGCTCGAGCTTGCAAATTTTTACGAGTTCATATCATCAAGCTTCTGGGCGGTGATTCTTCTTTTTGCATTTTTGCTGTTTAAAAGACTGGATCTGCAGATTGTGCTTTACTCATGGCTTCTGGGATTCTTCATAAGCCTTGTGCTTTATTTTATATCTACCAGAAAAGACCTTGCATATTTCATTAAATCAAAAACAAGATTTGACAGAAATGCTGTAAAAAAAGCCCTTCATTTCAGCATGCCCCTTGTAGTTGTGCATGTCGGAAGCTGGCTGTTGACTGTTGTTGACAGGTTTGTGCTGAATAATTATTGGGGGGCAGAAAGCGTTGGCCTGTACAGCCTGCCATATTCGCTGTTAAGCATAACTTATATTTTTGCTGCAACCACTGCAAACATAATTTATCCCTACTTTGCTGAAGCATGGCATAAGAAAACAAATCACGGCATATTATTCAATGCATCCCTGAAATACGGCCTTGTTGTGCTCATTCCTTCCCTGCTGCTGTTTCTTGCATTGAAAACCCAGATCATAACATTGATTTCCGGGCAAAAATACATCCAGTCTGCGAATATTGTGCCGTGGCTGGCTCTTGTGCCTTTTCTTTCATTTTTGGTTTATCTGCTTTATCAGTTTTCAATAACATCTGACAGAACAAAAGCGGCAGGAGTCGTCTATGTTCTTGGATTGCTGTTGAATATAGCTCTGAACATATTGCTTGTTCCCAAATACAGCTTTTACGGATCTGCTGCTGCTGCGGTTGCAAGCTATCTGTTAATCTTGATCAGTTTGCTCTTCATATGCGGAAAAGATCTAGTGATAAACTACAAGTTTATAAGGGTGTGGAGGATAGTTGCTGCATCATTGATTATGGCAATCATTGTTTATCTTATAAATCCGCAAGCTGCATTAATGAAGATTTTAGCTATTGTTTTGGGAATGGCACTGTATGTTGCTTTGATTTTCTTGTTTAAGGTATTTGTAGGAGAAGAGTTAAAAATAATGATGCATTTCTTGAAGAAATTAAGGCTGCCTAGGTAA
- a CDS encoding SDR family NAD(P)-dependent oxidoreductase, which produces MNALVTGGAGFIGRWVVKALLDKKINVFALDNLSNGRKENLDEFKENENFKGLIVGDIKNKKILSEIFKNKIDVCLHLAASINIHDSIVDPEATVQNNVFGTLNVLEEARKSKTKVVFMSSAHVYSEAKGRAIDEEHPTKASSPYSASKIAGENLASSYWNAYGLPVAIVRPFTAYGPYQKGNSEGGVTSIFTQRCIEGKKLEVYGNGSQTRDLFYVEDCADFIVRAALSEKANGEIFNAGSGKDISMKELALFICKDSGKLAFAKHPHPQSEVGKMVCDYSKAKRILGWEPTTSLEKGLELTKEWLKQSK; this is translated from the coding sequence ATGAATGCTTTAGTAACTGGCGGCGCAGGGTTTATTGGAAGATGGGTTGTAAAGGCTTTGCTGGACAAAAAAATAAATGTATTTGCATTGGATAATCTTTCAAATGGAAGAAAAGAAAACCTTGATGAATTCAAAGAAAATGAAAATTTTAAAGGTTTAATTGTCGGAGATATAAAAAATAAAAAAATCCTATCTGAAATTTTCAAAAACAAAATTGATGTCTGCCTTCATCTTGCTGCAAGCATAAACATACATGACAGCATAGTTGATCCTGAAGCAACTGTGCAGAACAATGTGTTCGGGACATTAAATGTGCTTGAAGAAGCAAGAAAAAGCAAAACAAAGGTTGTTTTCATGAGCTCCGCCCATGTCTATAGCGAGGCAAAAGGCAGGGCTATTGATGAAGAGCATCCGACAAAAGCAAGCTCGCCATATTCTGCCTCAAAAATAGCCGGGGAGAATTTAGCATCATCTTATTGGAATGCGTATGGGCTTCCAGTTGCAATAGTAAGGCCGTTTACAGCTTATGGCCCATATCAAAAAGGCAATTCAGAGGGAGGGGTTACGAGCATATTTACACAGCGCTGCATCGAAGGAAAAAAATTGGAAGTTTATGGAAACGGCTCTCAAACGCGTGATTTGTTTTATGTTGAAGACTGCGCTGATTTCATCGTTAGGGCTGCATTGTCTGAAAAAGCAAATGGCGAAATATTTAATGCAGGATCCGGAAAGGACATATCAATGAAGGAACTTGCGCTTTTTATCTGCAAAGATTCTGGCAAATTGGCTTTTGCCAAGCACCCGCATCCTCAGTCTGAAGTTGGCAAAATGGTGTGCGATTATTCAAAGGCCAAAAGGATTCTGGGTTGGGAGCCAACAACATCTTTGGAGAAAGGACTGGAGCTTACAAAGGAATGGCTGAAGCAAAGTAAATGA
- a CDS encoding radical SAM protein, whose amino-acid sequence MAEVLLIDPPFPERPWDINWLTLFPPKGLLYIAAFLRGNGVDVEVLDTKKMQFERPSLLRRSIEEICVVVKNKIKRKNPKIVGITSSTLSYLPALRIAKAVKEASPETIVVIGGIHVTHTPEDTLKNDFIDVAARGEGEKTMLELAKGMSFDKIKGISYRKNKKIINNPDREILKENEIPVPAYDLVDMRDYSYVVLMCTRGCPHKCSYCEVPYTHGCGIRYRPYEKIEKELELAFSLNPKLEIRLEDEFLGLNMQRAEEILNMIKKKNVLPFRTATRPDGVNDKVLQLLKKANCSNLYIGMESGSDEVLKFNSRGMTVKKILEIAETFKRNEMLFHSGFMLGLPGETMETMKQTLAVAKKCCDATFSTVKKNFDDLLDLMPFKLIVENSRAEFNLLAPNPGTPLAKNPEKYNFKILHKNWELYDCNTIVGLPNGLTADDILKFKEHAFSEIKKQMASYGLPVNWWDIGYKG is encoded by the coding sequence ATGGCAGAAGTGCTTTTAATAGACCCGCCATTCCCGGAAAGGCCATGGGACATAAATTGGCTGACACTGTTTCCGCCAAAAGGCCTGTTATATATAGCTGCCTTTCTAAGGGGCAATGGGGTTGATGTTGAAGTTCTTGACACAAAAAAGATGCAGTTTGAAAGGCCCTCTTTATTGAGGCGCTCTATAGAAGAGATATGCGTTGTTGTTAAAAACAAAATAAAAAGAAAAAATCCAAAAATTGTCGGCATAACATCATCAACACTTTCCTATCTTCCTGCTTTAAGAATCGCAAAAGCTGTAAAAGAAGCTTCTCCAGAGACAATTGTTGTGATAGGCGGTATACATGTGACTCACACACCAGAAGACACTCTGAAAAATGATTTCATTGATGTTGCTGCAAGAGGCGAAGGCGAAAAAACAATGCTTGAGCTGGCAAAAGGGATGTCATTTGACAAAATAAAAGGGATTTCTTACAGGAAAAATAAAAAAATAATAAATAACCCTGACAGAGAAATACTGAAAGAAAATGAAATACCTGTTCCGGCTTATGATCTTGTTGATATGCGCGATTATTCTTATGTTGTGCTGATGTGCACACGCGGCTGCCCTCATAAATGCAGCTATTGCGAGGTTCCTTATACACATGGCTGCGGAATAAGGTACAGGCCTTATGAAAAGATCGAGAAAGAACTTGAACTTGCTTTTTCTTTAAATCCAAAGCTTGAAATAAGACTCGAAGATGAGTTCCTTGGCTTAAATATGCAGAGGGCAGAAGAAATATTAAATATGATCAAAAAGAAAAATGTATTGCCGTTCAGGACTGCAACAAGGCCTGATGGCGTGAATGACAAAGTGCTGCAATTGCTGAAAAAGGCGAACTGCAGCAACCTTTATATTGGAATGGAATCCGGCTCTGATGAGGTTTTGAAGTTCAACAGCAGAGGGATGACTGTAAAGAAGATACTTGAAATAGCCGAAACATTCAAAAGAAACGAAATGCTGTTCCACTCTGGATTCATGCTTGGCCTGCCTGGCGAAACTATGGAAACAATGAAACAGACTCTGGCAGTTGCAAAAAAATGCTGCGATGCAACTTTTTCTACTGTTAAGAAGAATTTTGATGATCTGCTTGATCTGATGCCCTTTAAGCTTATTGTTGAAAATTCCCGCGCTGAATTCAATCTTCTTGCTCCAAATCCCGGGACACCTCTGGCAAAAAATCCTGAAAAATATAATTTCAAGATATTGCACAAAAACTGGGAATTATATGACTGCAATACGATTGTTGGCCTGCCAAATGGCCTGACAGCAGATGACATTCTCAAATTTAAAGAACATGCTTTCAGTGAAATAAAAAAACAGATGGCCAGCTATGGCTTGCCTGTTAATTGGTGGGATATAGGATACAAAGGGTAA
- a CDS encoding polysaccharide biosynthesis protein, producing MKNVFGNKTILVTGAVGSIGKELVRQLLRFSPRYVRLFDQDESGLFDLQHELNNPKLRFFVGNIREKDRLKVAMENVDVVFHCAALKHVMSCEYNPLEAVKTNVLGVQNIIETALECNVEKVIFTSSDKAASPDNTMGATKLLGERLFTSANFYRGAKRTIFASVRFGNVIGSNGSVIPLFKNQIKEGGPLTLTDVNMTRFIMTIDGAVRLVMKCAELAKGGEIFVLKMPSMRIKDIAEVMISELAGNRKIQIKLIGPKPGETLYEELMTDEEARQIIELEDMFVLLPKIIQKELDINFTKHYPKPKAISESLYVSNKAQLIGKEEIKVMLLKEGIL from the coding sequence ATGAAAAATGTATTCGGAAATAAAACAATTTTGGTTACCGGAGCAGTCGGCTCAATCGGAAAAGAGCTTGTCAGGCAGCTCCTTAGATTCAGTCCAAGGTATGTAAGGCTTTTTGACCAGGATGAAAGCGGGCTTTTTGACCTGCAGCACGAGCTAAATAATCCAAAATTAAGGTTCTTTGTCGGCAACATAAGGGAAAAAGACAGGCTTAAGGTTGCAATGGAAAACGTTGATGTTGTGTTTCATTGCGCAGCTCTAAAGCATGTCATGTCCTGTGAATACAATCCATTGGAAGCTGTAAAAACAAATGTATTGGGTGTGCAGAACATAATCGAAACAGCGCTTGAATGCAATGTTGAAAAAGTGATATTTACGAGCAGCGACAAGGCTGCAAGCCCGGACAACACAATGGGTGCTACAAAATTACTTGGAGAGAGACTATTCACAAGCGCCAACTTTTATCGTGGCGCAAAAAGGACAATCTTTGCCTCTGTGAGATTCGGCAATGTCATTGGCTCAAACGGCTCCGTTATCCCCCTGTTCAAAAATCAGATCAAGGAAGGCGGCCCTCTCACATTGACTGATGTCAATATGACGAGATTCATAATGACGATAGATGGAGCAGTAAGGCTCGTCATGAAATGCGCAGAGCTTGCAAAAGGCGGCGAAATATTTGTCCTGAAAATGCCTTCTATGAGAATAAAAGATATTGCCGAAGTCATGATATCAGAACTGGCAGGAAACAGGAAAATCCAGATCAAATTAATCGGGCCAAAGCCTGGTGAAACATTGTATGAGGAATTGATGACTGATGAAGAGGCAAGGCAGATCATAGAATTGGAGGACATGTTTGTTTTGCTTCCAAAGATAATACAGAAAGAATTGGACATAAACTTCACAAAACATTATCCGAAGCCAAAGGCAATAAGCGAAAGCCTGTACGTTTCAAACAAAGCGCAGTTGATCGGCAAAGAAGAAATAAAAGTCATGCTCCTGAAAGAAGGTATACTTTAA
- a CDS encoding DegT/DnrJ/EryC1/StrS family aminotransferase yields MIKTIPLSKPFIGKEEMRAVQDVLKSGQLSSGPKSIEFEKMFASLIGVKYAAAVNSGTAGLHLCIKALGLKEGDEVITSPFSFIASANSVVYEGAKPVFVDIDEKSLNMEPDKIEEKITKNTKAILAVHIFGQPCEMDKIMNIAKKHNLAVIEDACEAICAEYKGRKVGTFGVASIFAFYPNKQITTGEGGMICTNDKNLYELLKSLRNQGRKEGSGWLSHEFIGYNYRLTEMSAALGVEQLKKINKIIKMREAVAEKYAASLKGAKGVTLLDEIKDTKRSWFVYVIRLDKNIDRKKVIEHLKAEGISTNIYLPPIHLQPIYKKMFGCKEGDFPICERVSSSTLALPFYTQMKDEEIDYVCEKLKIAIGKSG; encoded by the coding sequence ATGATAAAAACAATTCCATTAAGCAAACCATTTATCGGAAAAGAAGAGATGAGAGCAGTCCAGGATGTATTGAAATCAGGGCAGCTTAGCTCAGGCCCTAAAAGCATTGAATTTGAAAAAATGTTTGCTTCTCTTATCGGGGTGAAATATGCTGCTGCTGTGAACTCAGGAACTGCGGGTTTGCACCTTTGCATCAAAGCACTCGGCTTAAAAGAAGGCGATGAAGTCATAACCTCGCCGTTCAGCTTCATAGCATCTGCAAATTCAGTTGTATATGAAGGAGCAAAGCCGGTTTTTGTTGACATAGATGAAAAAAGTTTGAATATGGAGCCTGACAAGATCGAAGAAAAAATAACAAAGAATACAAAAGCCATTCTTGCAGTCCACATCTTCGGCCAGCCTTGCGAAATGGACAAGATAATGAATATTGCAAAAAAACACAACCTTGCTGTTATAGAAGATGCCTGCGAAGCAATTTGCGCAGAATACAAAGGCAGGAAAGTAGGCACTTTTGGAGTTGCAAGCATTTTTGCGTTTTACCCGAACAAGCAGATCACAACAGGAGAGGGCGGGATGATCTGCACAAACGACAAAAATCTTTATGAACTTTTGAAGAGCTTAAGAAACCAAGGAAGAAAAGAAGGCAGCGGATGGCTTTCGCACGAGTTTATTGGCTATAATTATAGATTGACTGAAATGAGCGCAGCATTAGGAGTTGAACAGCTTAAAAAAATAAACAAGATAATTAAAATGAGAGAAGCTGTTGCAGAAAAATATGCTGCAAGCTTAAAAGGGGCAAAGGGCGTAACTCTCTTAGATGAAATAAAAGATACCAAAAGAAGCTGGTTTGTATATGTGATAAGGCTCGATAAAAATATTGACAGGAAAAAAGTAATCGAGCATCTTAAAGCAGAGGGAATTTCAACAAACATTTACCTTCCTCCAATCCATCTTCAGCCAATATACAAAAAAATGTTCGGCTGCAAAGAAGGCGATTTCCCAATATGCGAAAGAGTAAGCAGCTCGACACTCGCGCTTCCATTTTATACGCAGATGAAGGACGAAGAAATAGATTATGTCTGCGAGAAATTAAAAATTGCTATAGGCAAATCAGGGTGA
- a CDS encoding acyltransferase, translating to MKTQERFTDWEMPEIEEGKLTKWNWMVQNKDGLKLGKNTDIGAFTYINAKNGVEIGENVQIGSHCSIYSESTIDDKKGKIILKKNARIGSHSVIMPGVTVGENSIIGAFSFVNKDVPDNVIALGIPAKIVKKIQETK from the coding sequence ATGAAAACACAAGAACGATTTACAGACTGGGAAATGCCGGAGATTGAGGAAGGAAAGCTTACTAAATGGAACTGGATGGTTCAAAATAAAGATGGCTTGAAATTAGGTAAAAACACAGACATCGGAGCATTCACTTACATAAATGCGAAGAATGGCGTTGAAATTGGCGAGAATGTCCAGATAGGAAGCCATTGCTCGATATACAGCGAAAGCACAATAGATGACAAGAAGGGAAAAATTATCCTGAAAAAGAATGCAAGAATCGGCAGCCACAGCGTCATAATGCCCGGCGTTACAGTAGGAGAGAATTCAATAATAGGCGCTTTCAGTTTTGTCAACAAAGATGTTCCTGATAACGTAATTGCGCTTGGAATTCCTGCAAAAATTGTTAAAAAAATACAAGAAACAAAATGA